The following coding sequences lie in one Flavobacterium sediminis genomic window:
- a CDS encoding RagB/SusD family nutrient uptake outer membrane protein: MKMNKKVIGRFTAVLASVLILASCSQDFTDRPSEDAISLDSYYSTNEQVASATNVLYSRTWFNFETKFFFAVAEVGSGNMYTNSSDVNALRDFSMNGSYAILQDGWASLWANIAQANALINFLEERVGPDVDPEVVQNTIGEAYFLRATAYFYLVRLWGLFRLLKTIWIMLILLKFRLIE, encoded by the coding sequence ATGAAAATGAATAAAAAAGTAATAGGACGTTTTACAGCAGTTTTAGCTTCTGTATTGATTCTGGCATCTTGTTCGCAAGATTTTACAGATAGACCTTCTGAAGATGCAATTAGTTTAGACTCTTACTATTCAACTAATGAACAAGTAGCATCTGCAACAAATGTATTATATTCCAGAACGTGGTTTAATTTTGAAACAAAGTTCTTTTTTGCAGTTGCAGAAGTAGGTTCCGGAAATATGTATACTAATTCATCAGATGTAAATGCATTACGCGATTTTTCAATGAATGGTAGTTATGCTATTTTGCAGGATGGATGGGCTTCATTATGGGCAAATATAGCACAGGCAAATGCCCTGATTAACTTTTTAGAGGAAAGAGTTGGACCGGATGTTGACCCTGAAGTTGTTCAGAATACAATCGGAGAGGCATACTTTTTAAGGGCTACAGCTTATTTCTATTTAGTACGTTTATGGGGGCTGTTCCGATTATTGAAAACAATCTGGATTATGCTAATTCTCCTCAAATTCCGACTAATAGAGTAG
- a CDS encoding RagB/SusD family nutrient uptake outer membrane protein, protein MGAVPIIENNLDYANSPQIPTNRVEDVYTLIEMDYLKAIDRLYEKNRGSNYADNGHVSKGSAKAMLAKVYLYEQKYTEAKQIAEEVISSGEFKLFGGQELPGKSFADLFTYPNNNNEESIFALQWLWDGNYGSGNICNTQFGISTGNLTTSNCSYGGVFAPSQDILSLYETNDLRRHETIMFPGEEYTNIKVLINGGQTEQMGFIVPAATAIGGQGAGAAIKKYVIGIENGNETGPTQTSGNGAMSNNTYIMRYAELLLIHAEAILAGGGSTSDVSALNSFNAVRNRAGLPSVSSITSEDMFLERRKELAFEGDYWFDLGRRPRAEAIAIMSAQNRGDMNYAQYFTPTDADFLLDYPANEVARNPKLLESPVPYDFN, encoded by the coding sequence ATGGGGGCTGTTCCGATTATTGAAAACAATCTGGATTATGCTAATTCTCCTCAAATTCCGACTAATAGAGTAGAGGATGTGTACACGCTGATTGAAATGGATTATTTGAAAGCTATTGATCGATTGTATGAAAAGAACAGAGGAAGTAACTATGCTGATAACGGACATGTTTCTAAAGGTTCGGCTAAAGCAATGTTAGCTAAAGTGTATCTATATGAACAAAAATATACAGAAGCAAAACAAATAGCAGAAGAAGTGATTAGTAGTGGTGAGTTTAAATTATTTGGCGGGCAAGAGCTTCCGGGTAAATCTTTTGCAGATCTATTCACATATCCTAATAATAATAATGAGGAATCAATCTTTGCTTTGCAATGGTTATGGGACGGAAATTACGGTTCCGGAAATATTTGTAACACTCAGTTCGGAATCAGTACAGGCAATTTAACAACTTCAAATTGTTCCTACGGAGGCGTTTTTGCACCTTCCCAAGATATTTTGAGTTTGTATGAGACTAACGATTTAAGAAGACATGAAACGATTATGTTTCCAGGAGAGGAGTATACAAATATTAAAGTACTTATTAATGGTGGACAAACTGAACAAATGGGCTTTATCGTACCGGCTGCAACAGCTATCGGTGGACAAGGAGCAGGAGCTGCAATTAAAAAATATGTAATTGGTATTGAAAACGGAAATGAAACCGGTCCGACTCAGACCAGCGGTAACGGAGCGATGTCTAATAATACCTATATCATGCGTTATGCAGAATTATTATTGATCCATGCTGAAGCTATATTAGCAGGTGGAGGAAGTACGAGTGATGTTTCGGCATTGAATTCTTTTAACGCAGTTAGAAACAGAGCCGGTTTACCTAGTGTAAGTTCTATTACATCAGAAGATATGTTTTTAGAAAGAAGAAAAGAGCTGGCTTTTGAAGGCGATTATTGGTTTGACTTGGGACGTAGACCAAGAGCAGAAGCAATAGCTATAATGTCAGCTCAAAATAGAGGAGACATGAATTATGCTCAATATTTTACGCCAACGGACGCAGATTTCTTATTAGATTATCCTGCTAATGAAGTGGCTAGAAATCCTAAGTTATTAGAGTCTCCGGTACCTTATGATTTTAACTAA
- a CDS encoding IPT/TIG domain-containing protein yields the protein MVNPPVITSVVLASDPDLEPVTQAQGGTMVIIRGSGFNTLKNVYFNDFDTYFNPAMVTDTEIFVAIDMETPYEEDAPQTLKVVNKNGEFVYHFVVAPPAPIVKSFQPVNAVEGDQITIYGNYFINPTVSFDGAQATVVSNTLTEIVAVMPANAQYKYITVETISGTASWGTAVGTAIYDDNFYAPWTIEAWNNHVYVTDLANAFQGTTFFKKDIPGWDNIQGNWDWDDQISQYTGIKFAVRSDTPGKLVFIFNGSNWGDSNFAFDTTTEWTEVSFTWQQLNNADHVQNITFQEFTGETHTYYFDNITYTVD from the coding sequence ATGGTAAATCCTCCGGTCATAACAAGTGTAGTTTTGGCTAGTGATCCTGATTTAGAACCAGTTACTCAAGCGCAAGGAGGAACAATGGTCATTATTAGAGGATCTGGTTTTAACACGTTGAAAAATGTGTACTTTAATGATTTTGATACTTATTTCAACCCGGCAATGGTTACAGATACTGAGATTTTTGTAGCCATCGATATGGAGACACCTTATGAGGAAGATGCTCCTCAAACATTAAAAGTGGTGAATAAAAACGGAGAGTTTGTGTATCATTTTGTTGTAGCCCCACCAGCTCCGATTGTAAAAAGCTTTCAGCCGGTAAATGCTGTTGAAGGGGATCAAATTACAATTTACGGGAACTATTTCATAAACCCTACAGTTTCATTTGATGGTGCTCAGGCAACTGTTGTGTCTAATACTTTAACAGAAATTGTAGCTGTAATGCCGGCTAATGCACAGTATAAATATATTACAGTTGAGACTATTTCAGGTACAGCCTCTTGGGGTACAGCTGTAGGGACAGCAATTTACGATGACAATTTTTATGCACCTTGGACTATAGAAGCCTGGAATAATCATGTGTATGTTACTGATTTGGCAAATGCTTTTCAGGGAACTACATTTTTCAAAAAAGATATCCCGGGCTGGGATAATATTCAAGGAAACTGGGATTGGGACGATCAAATCTCTCAATATACCGGTATTAAATTTGCCGTTCGTTCAGATACTCCCGGAAAATTGGTTTTCATTTTCAACGGAAGTAACTGGGGAGATAGTAATTTCGCATTCGATACAACAACGGAATGGACAGAAGTGAGTTTTACTTGGCAACAGCTAAATAATGCAGACCACGTTCAAAATATCACTTTTCAAGAGTTTACAGGTGAGACACATACCTATTATTTTGATAATATTACATATACTGTTGATTAA
- a CDS encoding glycoside hydrolase family 27 protein — MNKKSVILLVFLLSMTFMQAQKFIGLAKQPPMGWNSWNTFEINIDEKLVKETADLIVSTGMKEAGYEYIVLDDGWMTKERDENGDLVPDPLKFPSGMKALVEYVHAKGLKFGLYNCAGTQTCAGYPGTRGYEYQDARFYASLGIDFLKYDWCNTAGIDAKEAYTTMSKALKTAGRPIVFSLCEWGITNLGNGVNRSGICGAFQEIFTRAMIVNTFTKKQQSLGHLGDSLK; from the coding sequence ATGAATAAAAAGAGCGTTATTTTATTGGTATTTCTGCTTTCAATGACTTTTATGCAAGCACAAAAGTTTATTGGTTTAGCTAAACAACCGCCTATGGGATGGAACTCGTGGAATACTTTTGAAATAAACATAGATGAAAAATTAGTAAAAGAAACCGCTGATTTGATAGTTTCAACAGGAATGAAAGAGGCAGGCTATGAATACATTGTATTGGATGACGGTTGGATGACAAAAGAAAGAGATGAAAACGGTGATTTGGTGCCTGATCCTTTAAAATTTCCTAGTGGAATGAAAGCTTTAGTCGAGTATGTTCATGCAAAAGGCTTAAAATTCGGATTGTATAATTGTGCAGGAACTCAAACTTGTGCGGGCTATCCAGGAACACGAGGATACGAATACCAAGATGCTCGTTTTTATGCGTCTTTAGGAATCGATTTTTTAAAATACGATTGGTGTAATACAGCAGGAATAGATGCTAAGGAAGCGTATACGACAATGAGTAAAGCGCTTAAAACAGCCGGAAGACCTATTGTTTTTAGTCTTTGTGAGTGGGGGATAACCAACCTTGGGAATGGGGTGAACCGATCGGGAATCTGTGGCGCATTTCAGGAGATATTTACCCGTGCTATGATTGTGAATACGTTCACAAAGAAGCAGCAGAGCCTTGGTCATCTTGGGGATTCTTTAAAATAG
- a CDS encoding alpha-amylase family protein has translation MHKGIRQYSGPDHWNDFDMLEVGNGMSYEEDKSHFTLWCMVASPLIAGNDFRTMKKETLEILTNKELIAINQDKLGIQGFKHSEENDLSIWVKPLENGNWAISFFNKSDTEQTINFDWKEHQIKDELNDLELSFVKENYQIRDAWTHKDLKTTKKVFKASIKSHDVITLILKK, from the coding sequence ATGCACAAAGGAATTCGCCAATATTCAGGACCAGATCATTGGAATGATTTTGACATGCTGGAAGTCGGAAACGGAATGAGCTATGAAGAAGATAAAAGTCATTTTACATTATGGTGTATGGTTGCTTCACCGTTAATTGCCGGAAATGATTTCAGAACGATGAAAAAAGAAACCCTTGAAATTCTGACAAATAAAGAACTGATAGCAATAAATCAAGATAAACTGGGAATACAAGGTTTTAAACATAGTGAAGAGAATGATCTGTCAATTTGGGTAAAACCCTTAGAAAACGGAAATTGGGCGATTAGCTTTTTTAATAAGAGCGATACAGAGCAAACGATAAATTTTGATTGGAAAGAACATCAGATCAAAGATGAGCTAAATGATTTAGAACTTTCTTTCGTTAAAGAAAACTATCAGATCAGAGATGCTTGGACGCATAAGGATTTGAAAACAACAAAAAAAGTGTTTAAAGCATCGATTAAATCACATGATGTTATTACTTTAATTTTAAAAAAATAA
- a CDS encoding glycoside hydrolase family 5 protein codes for MRYFVFWCTFFLTTVQAQFVKNNGALQVEGTQLVNQYGKPVVLRGMSFGWHSFWPRFYNKKAVKWLKKDWHCNVVRAAMGIEGGDENKTYKDNPEFAKAKVKAVIEGAIKENIYVIVDWHSHNINLEEAKEFFAEIAKEYGKYPNIIYEVFNEPDEESWEEVKTYAEEVIAVIRAIDSDNVILVGCPHWDQDIHLPAADPIKGYKNLMYTMHFYAATHEKWLRDRVDAAMANGLPVFISESAGMEATGDGPLDYKSWQEYIDWMESKKLSWITWSVSDKDETCSVLRKTAKSEGNWKLSDLKESGVKIREVLRELNKENY; via the coding sequence ATGAGGTATTTTGTTTTTTGGTGTACTTTTTTCTTGACTACAGTACAGGCTCAGTTTGTAAAAAACAATGGTGCTTTGCAAGTTGAAGGAACCCAGTTGGTTAATCAATATGGTAAACCGGTAGTGTTAAGAGGAATGAGTTTCGGATGGCATAGTTTTTGGCCCCGTTTTTATAATAAAAAAGCTGTAAAATGGCTTAAAAAAGATTGGCATTGCAATGTGGTAAGAGCTGCTATGGGTATTGAAGGAGGAGACGAAAATAAGACTTACAAAGATAATCCGGAGTTTGCCAAGGCTAAGGTCAAAGCCGTGATAGAAGGCGCTATTAAAGAGAATATTTATGTAATCGTTGATTGGCATAGTCACAATATAAATTTGGAAGAAGCTAAAGAATTCTTTGCAGAAATTGCTAAAGAATATGGTAAATACCCAAATATTATCTATGAAGTTTTTAATGAACCGGATGAAGAGAGTTGGGAGGAAGTGAAAACCTATGCTGAAGAAGTTATTGCAGTGATCAGAGCAATTGATTCCGATAATGTTATCTTGGTAGGGTGTCCGCATTGGGATCAGGATATTCATTTACCGGCCGCAGATCCTATCAAAGGGTATAAAAACCTGATGTATACAATGCATTTTTATGCGGCGACTCATGAAAAATGGCTACGAGATAGGGTAGATGCAGCTATGGCAAATGGTTTACCTGTTTTTATTTCTGAAAGTGCCGGAATGGAGGCTACCGGAGACGGTCCTTTAGATTATAAATCATGGCAGGAATATATCGATTGGATGGAAAGCAAAAAATTGAGCTGGATTACATGGTCGGTTTCAGATAAAGACGAAACATGTTCTGTACTCCGAAAAACAGCAAAATCGGAAGGAAATTGGAAACTGTCGGATCTGAAAGAATCGGGAGTTAAAATAAGAGAAGTTTTAAGAGAATTGAATAAAGAGAATTATTAG
- a CDS encoding TonB-dependent receptor: MVTDIKLRGDKEIEQIPSIKDKALRINLNDNIYGTFAEIGAGQETVRHFFRAGASSGTIAKAMSAYDKDFSDAIYGIEEDGRYVTESRLKKMLAHETRIIEDRLKRDKHPNKIFFSYANTVATIDFAKKFKGHGWVGIKFQVEPDEDYNEIILHIRFKENDARLQQETLGILGVNLIYGAFYKHNDPKKLLRYLYDHLDKDQLEIDTINFSGPRFANVDNRLMSLQLVKNGMTDAVMFGPDGNNILPAAVLYKKNILALRGSFRPVTKVNMNMYKKSYDMFIRENKVDEENTFVVFEITLSNLKAEGEIDERDFLDRAELLCSLGQTVMISNFQEYYKVVEYFSNYTKARMGLTMGVSNLVEIFDEKYYRHLSGGILEAFGKLFYRDLKVYLYPMKDEDGNIINSDNLKVYPRMKELYKFFKFNGKVVDIQDYEEENLDIFSRKILKMINNGESGWETMVPSGTAEIIKTHHLFGYYDKKEKELAEK, from the coding sequence ATGGTTACCGATATTAAACTACGAGGAGACAAGGAAATTGAACAAATTCCATCCATCAAAGACAAAGCCTTACGAATTAATCTAAACGATAATATTTACGGTACTTTTGCCGAGATCGGAGCTGGTCAGGAAACTGTCCGTCATTTTTTCAGAGCAGGAGCTTCTTCAGGAACCATTGCCAAAGCCATGTCTGCATATGATAAAGATTTTAGTGATGCCATTTATGGCATTGAAGAAGACGGTCGTTACGTCACAGAAAGTCGGTTAAAAAAAATGCTGGCTCACGAAACGAGAATTATTGAAGATCGTTTAAAACGCGACAAACATCCTAATAAAATATTCTTCAGTTATGCAAACACCGTTGCCACTATCGATTTTGCAAAAAAATTCAAAGGTCACGGTTGGGTCGGAATTAAATTTCAGGTAGAACCTGATGAAGATTACAATGAAATTATTCTCCACATCCGTTTTAAAGAGAATGATGCCCGTTTGCAACAAGAAACTTTAGGGATTTTAGGGGTTAACCTGATCTATGGCGCTTTTTACAAGCACAATGACCCTAAAAAATTATTGCGTTATTTATATGACCATTTAGACAAAGATCAATTAGAAATAGATACTATCAATTTTTCCGGTCCGCGTTTTGCTAATGTAGACAACCGATTAATGAGTTTACAATTGGTTAAAAACGGTATGACTGACGCTGTAATGTTTGGTCCTGACGGAAATAATATCTTACCGGCTGCTGTTCTTTATAAAAAGAATATCTTGGCGCTTAGAGGTAGTTTCAGACCGGTTACTAAAGTAAACATGAATATGTACAAAAAGTCATACGACATGTTTATTCGTGAAAATAAAGTAGACGAAGAGAATACTTTTGTGGTCTTTGAAATTACGCTTTCTAACTTAAAAGCAGAAGGGGAAATTGACGAAAGAGACTTTTTGGACAGAGCGGAATTATTATGTTCTTTAGGACAAACGGTAATGATATCAAACTTCCAGGAGTATTATAAAGTAGTCGAATATTTCTCTAACTATACTAAAGCTCGTATGGGATTAACTATGGGCGTTAGCAATCTGGTTGAAATTTTTGACGAAAAATATTACCGCCATTTATCGGGTGGTATTTTAGAGGCTTTCGGTAAATTATTCTACCGTGACCTTAAAGTTTACCTGTATCCGATGAAAGATGAAGATGGTAACATCATCAACTCCGACAATCTGAAAGTATATCCAAGAATGAAAGAATTGTACAAATTCTTTAAATTTAACGGTAAAGTAGTCGACATTCAGGATTATGAAGAAGAGAATCTTGATATCTTCTCCCGAAAAATATTGAAAATGATCAATAACGGTGAAAGCGGTTGGGAAACCATGGTACCATCCGGTACTGCTGAAATTATCAAAACGCACCATTTATTCGGTTACTATGATAAAAAAGAAAAAGAGTTAGCTGAAAAATAA
- the yaaA gene encoding peroxide stress protein YaaA, producing MKIVISPAKSLDFETAIPTQEFTESQFLDKANSIQKVLKKKKPKDLMELMHISEKLADLNWQRNQEWQLPFTLENARQAVYAFNGDVYVGLDAYSIPVEKLPVLQDKLRILSGLYGVLKPLDLIQPYRLEMGTSLAVGTKKNLYEFWKKKITDALNKELQKEELFLNLASNEYFSAVDVKVLKVPVITPEFKDYKDGKLKMISFFAKKARGLMVRYILDHNVETLEELKNFNYDGYAFDANLSKGNTLVFTR from the coding sequence ATGAAAATAGTTATATCTCCGGCCAAATCATTGGATTTTGAAACGGCAATCCCAACGCAAGAGTTTACTGAGTCACAATTCTTAGATAAAGCCAATAGCATTCAAAAAGTTTTAAAAAAGAAAAAGCCTAAGGATCTGATGGAATTGATGCACATTTCAGAAAAGTTAGCCGATTTGAATTGGCAACGCAATCAGGAATGGCAGTTACCGTTTACTCTTGAAAATGCACGGCAAGCTGTATATGCTTTTAACGGTGATGTATATGTCGGTTTAGATGCTTATTCAATTCCGGTTGAAAAACTCCCTGTTTTACAAGATAAATTGAGAATTCTTTCAGGTTTGTACGGTGTATTAAAACCATTAGATCTGATACAGCCTTATCGTTTAGAGATGGGAACTTCATTAGCTGTCGGTACTAAGAAGAATTTATATGAATTCTGGAAAAAGAAAATTACGGATGCATTGAATAAAGAGCTTCAAAAAGAGGAGCTATTTCTCAATCTGGCGAGTAACGAATATTTCAGTGCAGTAGATGTAAAAGTTTTAAAAGTTCCGGTCATTACTCCTGAATTTAAAGATTACAAAGACGGAAAGCTGAAAATGATTAGTTTTTTTGCTAAAAAAGCACGCGGCTTAATGGTTCGTTATATTTTGGATCACAATGTAGAAACACTTGAAGAGCTGAAAAACTTCAACTATGATGGTTATGCTTTTGATGCCAATCTGAGCAAGGGTAACACATTAGTTTTTACGCGATAA
- a CDS encoding alpha/beta fold hydrolase, translating into MSLDLSQIAFKKITNYPDQPTLIFLHDSLGCMELWRDFPEQLARQTHCNVLLYDRQGYGRSCPFSYSKRDVNYLEEEADILADLMEFREIEKAVLFGFSDGGSIALIFAAKYPEKTIGIITQGAHIFVEDVTLKGIQEAVLNYKTTSLKQKLERYHGDKTEALFNAWTKTWTSPEYRTWNIEHFVRQISCKSLIIQGENDEFGSPEQVKKIVTQTEGPSASLIVSEAGHTVHKENPELVLRESVRFIKKIIA; encoded by the coding sequence CTCATTTTTTTACATGACTCACTGGGCTGTATGGAACTATGGCGGGATTTTCCTGAACAACTGGCCAGACAGACGCACTGTAATGTACTACTCTATGACCGACAAGGTTATGGAAGATCCTGTCCTTTCTCATATTCAAAACGAGATGTAAATTATTTAGAAGAGGAAGCCGATATTTTAGCCGATCTGATGGAATTCCGGGAAATTGAAAAAGCTGTTTTATTTGGCTTCAGTGATGGTGGATCTATAGCACTTATCTTTGCCGCCAAATACCCTGAAAAAACCATCGGTATCATTACCCAAGGAGCACATATCTTTGTAGAAGATGTTACATTAAAAGGAATTCAGGAGGCTGTTCTGAATTATAAGACAACGTCTTTAAAACAAAAACTGGAACGTTATCACGGTGACAAAACGGAAGCTTTATTTAATGCCTGGACAAAAACCTGGACTTCTCCGGAATATAGAACCTGGAACATTGAACACTTTGTAAGACAAATATCATGTAAATCCCTTATTATACAAGGTGAAAATGACGAATTCGGTTCTCCGGAACAGGTGAAAAAGATCGTTACCCAAACAGAAGGTCCTTCTGCTTCTCTTATTGTTTCTGAGGCAGGACATACAGTGCACAAAGAAAATCCGGAACTTGTTCTACGGGAAAGTGTTCGTTTTATTAAAAAAATTATCGCGTAA